One window of the Camelina sativa cultivar DH55 chromosome 1, Cs, whole genome shotgun sequence genome contains the following:
- the LOC104712103 gene encoding uncharacterized protein LOC104712103, translating to MAPKSSDSEVTDGTGSSSDLDHMETSLGVALSLMGKRRAETDDSGESAQTADEDRLDEDSEGEENELDEDNDELDEENELDEDSDELDEEEEGDEGESYRRNEENREPEWGYDSFDGREYDSPNLGDYSDKEFEEQCRHYKRQLIETKGFFETSDKFPPYVYTPGIASLGDLDEPAMLGLTIREVCEKLTSLCLQRYNEDEASLN from the exons ATGGCTCCAAAATCAAGCGACAGCGAGGTGACTGATGGAACTGGATCTTCGAGTGACCTAGATCACATGGAAACTTCACTTGGCGTTGCCTTATCGTTAATGGGGAAGCGCAGGGCCGAAACTGACGATTCCGGTGAAAGCGCGCAAACAGCTGACGAGGACAGACTAGACGAGGATAGTGAGGGAGAAGAAAACGAATTAGACGAGGATAATGACGAATTAGATGAGGAAAACGAATTAGACGAGGATAGTGACGAAttagatgaggaagaagaaggtgacgaGGGAGAGAGTTACAGGAGGAATGAGGAGAATAGAGAGCCCGAGTGGGGTTATGATAGCTTCGACGGCCGGGAGTATGATTCCCCTAATCTGGGTGATTATTCGGATAAGGAGTTTGAGGAGCAGTGCCGTCACTATAAACGCCAGCTCATCGAAACCAAG ggtttctttgaGACATCAGACAAGTTCCCACCTTATGTTTATACCCCTGGAATTGCTTCGCTCGGAGATCTGGACGAGCCGGCTATGTTAGGCCTTACCATCCGTGAGGTCTGCGAAAAGTTGACATCTCTTTGTCTCCAACGCTACAACGAAGATGAGGCAAGTCTTAATTAG
- the LOC104703466 gene encoding uncharacterized protein LOC104703466 encodes MDYYQPVEVNVLSAQDLNSVNLLFRPTVYVSVSVTRGSRDQQVTPAATCSKKTLRWNYSMKFYIEDDKVRRNESVFVFQIKCKRVFGSDQVVGKLFVPGYRLGVWGNIRHEPSAPCEDDIYP; translated from the exons ATGGATTATTATCAACCGGTTGAGGTTAACGTTCTATCAGCTCAAGATCTCAACTCCGTAAATCTTTTGTTCAGACCAACCGTCTATGTTTCTGTCTCGGTCACGCGTGGTTCACGTGACCAGCAAGTCACCCCAGCTGCTACGTGCAGTAAGAAAACCTTACGGTGGAACTACTCTATGAAATTCTATATAGAAGATGACAAGGTTCGAAGGAATGAGTCAGTGTTTGTGTTTCAAATCAAGTGTAAGAGAGTTTTCGGGTCCGACCAAGTCGTTGGGAAGCTTTTCGTACCG GGTTATAGATTAGGAGTTTGGGGGAATATTAGACACGAGCCATCAGCTCCTTGTGAAGACGATATCTATCCTTAG
- the LOC104712290 gene encoding uncharacterized protein LOC104712290, giving the protein MVSTKSSDTERKDGSCETQPTEAMEIYTGDDSSFLGKRKVETTNLEEDPGENEGDIEESVEDEEEEEEDRDLEWDKDSFDEREYHSSGNSEEYSDKEFEKKAHFYSRTVIETKGFFEPSDKFPPCRWGGISAVPGLDKKMRRGITVRQFLADMVSLCLDKYNEEKGFNVILEHVLRANYNPGGCTKYYITFAARESDSPDAPLLEYQAKVAWSAGITYPILCRPTYPPKIVERDQVKEVAEVSD; this is encoded by the exons ATGGTTTCCACCAAATCAAGCGACACCGAGAGAAAGGATGGATCTTGCGAGACTCAACCGACGGAGGCCATGGAAATTTACACCGGAGATGACTCTTCTTTCCTGGGGAAGCGCAAGGTCGAAACAACGAACCTGGAGGAGGATCCCGGTGAAAACGAAGGCGACATAGAAGAAAGTGTCgaggacgaggaagaagaggaggaggatagGGATTTGGAATGGGATAAGGATAGCTTCGATGAACGGGAGTATCATTCCTCTGGGAATAGTGAGGAGTATTCGGACAAGGAATTCGAGAAGAAAGCCCATTTTTACAGTCGCACGGTCATCGAAACCAAG ggtttttttgagCCAAGTGACAAATTCCCACCTTGCCGCTGGGGTGGGATTTCTGCAGTCCCGGGTCTTGATAAAAAAATGCGTCGAGGTATCACAGTTCGTCAGTTCCTAGCAGACATGGTATCTCTTTGTCTTGACAAATATAACGAAGAAAAG GGATTTAATGTGATTCTCGAGCATGTTTTGAGGGCTAATTACAACCCAGGGGGCTGCACAAAGTACTACATCACTTTTGCTGCTAGAGAGTCTGACTCTCCTGATGCACCTCTACTTGAGTATCAAGCTAAAGTGGCTTGGTCTGCTGGCATTACTTATCCTATCCTTTGCAGACCCACTTATCCACCTAAAATCG TTGAAAGAGATCAAGTGAAAGAAGTAGCCGAGGTGAGTGATTGA
- the LOC104711954 gene encoding uncharacterized protein LOC104711954 isoform X1, whose protein sequence is MKRFNSECSSVVRDMDSARVFGDSFVSFTDNDGSSKTLKAIDQSEPFLMELDSLATDSRSDDGDGNEKKKKKKKNTGMASKEGTRVRDYNSFLSEFDDYVASERMGTKVSKALSNGFEVGDMVWGKVKSHPWWPGQIFNEAFASPSVRRMKEMGYVLVAFFGDSSYGWFDPSHLIPFEPHVSEKSQQTDSIHFAKAVEEAMDEVGRRSALGLTCRCRNPSNFSPTSLKGYFAVDVPDYELRAVYSSKQIQKARDSFSSVQTLAFVKGCALAPQECDDSEDSIKSFQKRVAVYAFRRAVFEEFDETYEQAFRARSSVTTHEPLNRASPRAPLSGSLVSAVTLSNSKISTQAMKVKDSTKQEKYHPKRREEACDMTVEFGQVQASFQFQSIDGSSAVDHMLQRRTPHLQTPRKHEHTGIVSVNFTSSSGDIPIKKSSVSKLSHDDDKGLSQESKVRMGEEAALFPDHERFKAMTSLKQDETGTNFRSNEGEGSVQPFIEGKCSAGVGIKKDNDLKRFSEEMNSENVPPKPKKKKMKKESGSELNHKSPNKRKALSSGEAWVKKSSQLDSSKRHPNMLIMRNSKLDSLQLLSNLQALSLDPFFRSSDRSSTRVVRQFFLRFRSFVCQKSLAASPSTTNPSKCAKTLSRTNETSNSGRKRLPSAQQQDVPSTKKLKNTNQFKPMASDKKTNQEATKRPSLAPFNLVRDRGGPVPINAKPAIGQPEKMAPSARVFEPTMLVMMFPPGTSLPSTALLKARFGRFGQLDQSAIRVSWKSSTCRVVFLYKLDAQTALRYASGSNSIFGNVNVTYFLRDMNASSASGDHELKKAKTDEPMTEPLNERLEQTPPVSQPNIQLKSCLKKPCKNGDGNHRTARVRFMLGGKETETPFLVSGRNNGNHASSSSSSSSVAMEYVSHNTVPLTLPPILPPSWQNSKPKPAANNEVDHVEPPLNPSQYTVDISQQMIKLLTRCNDVVANVTGLLGYVPYHSL, encoded by the exons atgaaGCGGTTTAATTCCGAGTGCTCAAGTGTGGTTAGAGATATGGATTCTGCTAGGGTTTTTGGTGATAGTTTTGTGTCTTTTACTGATAATGATGGTTCGAGTAAAACTTTGAAAGCGATTGATCAGTCCGAACCTTTCCTTATGGAGCTTGATTCGCTTGCTACAGACAGTAGaagtgatgatggtgatggaaatgagaagaagaagaagaagaagaagaacacaggGATGGCTTCGAAGGAGGGAACAAGAGTTCGGGACTACAATTCTTTCTTGTCTGAGTTCGATGATTACGTTGCAAGCGAGAGAATGGGTACTAAAGTTTCTAAGGCGTTGAGCAATGGCTTTGAAGTGGGAGATATGGTATGGGGAAAGGTAAAGTCACATCCTTGGTGGCCAGGTCAAATATTCAATGAAGCTTTTGCGTCTCCCTCTGTTCGTCGTATGAAGGAGATGGGTTACGTTCTGGTTGCTTTCTTTGGAGATTCTAGTTATGGTTGGTTCGATCCTTCTCACCTTATTCCTTTTGAACCTCATGTCTCAGAGAAATCACAGCAAACTGATTCGATTCACTTTGCAAAAGCTGTTGAGGAAGCTATGGATGAAGTAGGTAGAAGGTCAGCTCTTGGTTTGACTTGTAGATGTCGGAACCCTTCTAACTTTAGTCCTACTAGTTTAAAAGGTTACTTTGCTGTTGATGTGCCTGATTACGAGCTTCGAGCTGTTTACTCTTCTAAGCAGATTCAGAAAGCTAGAGATAGTTTTTCATCTGTTCAAACTCTAGCTTTTGTGAAGGGATGTGCATTAGCACCTCAAGAGTGTGATGATTCAGAAGACAGCATAAAGTCTTTCCAGAAGAGAGTAGCGGTTTATGCTTTCCGCAGGGCAGTGTTTGAGGAATTTGATGAAACTTATGAGCAGGCCTTCAGGGCAAGATCTTCAGTGACGACACATGAACCACTTAATAGAGCATCCCCTCGAG CTCCCTTGAGTGGCTCACTGGTCAGTGCAGTAACTCTGAGCAACTCAAAGATCTCTACACAAGCTATGAAAGTAAAGGATTCtactaaacaagaaaaatatcatcccaaaagaagagaggaagctTGTGATATGACTGTTGAATTTGGCCAGGTCCAAGCATCTTTTCAGTTTCAGAGCATCGACGGATCTTCAGCTGTGGATCATATGCTGCAGAGAAGGACTCCACATCTCCAAACGCCCAGGAAACATGAGCATACCGGAATTGTCAGCGTGAACTTTACCTCTTCAAGTGGTGATATTCCTATAAAGAAATCCTCTGTTTCAAAGCTCTCACATGATGATGACAAGGGTCTATCTCAAGAATCAAAG GTGAGAATGGGAGAAGAAGCTGCTCTATTTCCAGACCATGAGAGATTTAAAGCAATGACCAGCCTTAAACAAGATGAGACTGGCACAAATTTTAGATCTAACGAAGGCGAAGGCTCTGTCCAGCCGTTTATTGAGGGGAAATGTTCTGCAGGAGTTGGGATAAAGAAAGACAATGACCTGAAACGGTTTTCTGAAGAAATGAATTCTGAGAATGTTCCTCCaaagccgaagaagaagaaaatgaagaaagagtCTGGGTCAGAGCTGAACCATAAGAGTCCAAATAAGAGGAAAGCTTTGTCTTCTGGGGAAGCTTGGGTAAAGAAATCATCTCAATTAGATTCATCAAAGAGACACCCCAATATGTTGATTATGAGAAACTCTAAACTTGATAGCCTGCAGCTGTTGAGTAATTTGCAAGCTCTCTCGCTTGACCCTTTCTTTAGATCCTCGGATAGAAGCTCTACTAGAGTTGTAAGACAGTTCTTTTTGCGTTTCCGATCGTTTGTTTGCCAGAAAAGCTTGGCCGCATCTCCTTCCACGACAAACCCGTCAAAATGTGCAAAGACTTTGAGCAGAACCAATGAAACATCAAACTCCGGGAGAAAACGTCTCCCCTCTGCCCAGCAACAAGATGTCCCATCAACTAAGAAGCTAAAGAATACCAATCAGTTCAAACCAATGGCTTCTGACAAGAAAACCAACCAAGAAGCAACGAAGAGACCAAGTCTTGCACCTTTTAATCTAGTGAGAGACCGAGGTGGTCCAGTCCCCATCAATGCCAAACCGGCTATAGGTCAACCAGAAAAGATGGCTCCATCTGCAAGGGTCTTTGAGCCAACAATGCTGGTCATGATGTTTCCTCCTGGTACATCTCTCCCTTCCACCGCTCTGCTTAAGGCGAGGTTTGGACGCTTTGGACAGTTGGATCAATCAGCTATCAGAGTTTCCTGGAAATCCTCGACTTGCCGTGTTGTCTTCCTGTATAAACTTGATGCGCAGACTGCCTTAAGATATGCATCAGGAAGCAACTCTATCTTTGGCAACGTGAATGTGACATACTTTCTCCGCGACATGAATGCTTCCTCTGCATCCGGAGATCATGAACTGAAGAAAGCCAAGACAGACGAACCAATGACTGAACCATTGAACGAGCGGCTAGAGCAAACACCGCCAGTTAGCCAACCAAACATCCAGCTCAAGTCCTGTTTGAAAAAACCATGCAAGAACGGTGATGGTAACCACAGAACAGCACGAGTGAGATTCATGTTGGGTgggaaagaaacagagacaCCATTTTTAGTTTCGGGTAGAAACAATGGAAAtcacgcttcttcttcttcatcatcatcatctgttgcTATGGAATATGTTAGTCACAACACGGTTCCGTTAACATTGCCTCCGATTCTTCCTCCCTCTTGGCAAAACTCAAAACCGAAGCCTGCTGCTAATAATGAAGTGGATCACGTCGAGCCACCACTAAACCCGTCGCAGTATACGGTGGACATCTCCCAGCAGATGATAAAGCTGTTAACAAGGTGTAACGATGTTGTGGCTAACGTCACGGGTTTGTTGGGTTACGTCCCTTATCATTCCTTATGA
- the LOC104711954 gene encoding uncharacterized protein LOC104711954 isoform X2, producing the protein MKRFNSECSSVVRDMDSARVFGDSFVSFTDNDGSSKTLKAIDQSEPFLMELDSLATDSRSDDGDGNEKKKKKKKNTGMASKEGTRVRDYNSFLSEFDDYVASERMGTKVSKALSNGFEVGDMVWGKVKSHPWWPGQIFNEAFASPSVRRMKEMGYVLVAFFGDSSYGWFDPSHLIPFEPHVSEKSQQTDSIHFAKAVEEAMDEVGRRSALGLTCRCRNPSNFSPTSLKGYFAVDVPDYELRAVYSSKQIQKARDSFSSVQTLAFVKGCALAPQECDDSEDSIKSFQKRVAVYAFRRAVFEEFDETYEQAFRARSSVTTHEPLNRASPRAPLSGSLVSAVTLSNSKISTQAMKVKDSTKQEKYHPKRREEACDMTVEFGQVQASFQFQSIDGSSAVDHMLQRRTPHLQTPRKHEHTGIVSVNFTSSSGDIPIKKSSVSKLSHDDDKGLSQESKVRMGEEAALFPDHERFKAMTSLKQDETGTNFRSNEGEGSVQPFIEGKCSAGVGIKKDNDLKRFSEEMNSENVPPKPKKKKMKKESGSELNHKSPNKRKALSSGEAWVKKSSQLDSSKRHPNMLIMRNSKLDSLQLLSNLQALSLDPFFRSSDRSSTRVVRQFFLRFRSFVCQKSLAASPSTTNPSKCAKTLSRTNETSNSGRKRLPSAQQQDVPSTKKLKNTNQFKPMASDKKTNQEATKRPSLAPFNLVRDRVPINAKPAIGQPEKMAPSARVFEPTMLVMMFPPGTSLPSTALLKARFGRFGQLDQSAIRVSWKSSTCRVVFLYKLDAQTALRYASGSNSIFGNVNVTYFLRDMNASSASGDHELKKAKTDEPMTEPLNERLEQTPPVSQPNIQLKSCLKKPCKNGDGNHRTARVRFMLGGKETETPFLVSGRNNGNHASSSSSSSSVAMEYVSHNTVPLTLPPILPPSWQNSKPKPAANNEVDHVEPPLNPSQYTVDISQQMIKLLTRCNDVVANVTGLLGYVPYHSL; encoded by the exons atgaaGCGGTTTAATTCCGAGTGCTCAAGTGTGGTTAGAGATATGGATTCTGCTAGGGTTTTTGGTGATAGTTTTGTGTCTTTTACTGATAATGATGGTTCGAGTAAAACTTTGAAAGCGATTGATCAGTCCGAACCTTTCCTTATGGAGCTTGATTCGCTTGCTACAGACAGTAGaagtgatgatggtgatggaaatgagaagaagaagaagaagaagaagaacacaggGATGGCTTCGAAGGAGGGAACAAGAGTTCGGGACTACAATTCTTTCTTGTCTGAGTTCGATGATTACGTTGCAAGCGAGAGAATGGGTACTAAAGTTTCTAAGGCGTTGAGCAATGGCTTTGAAGTGGGAGATATGGTATGGGGAAAGGTAAAGTCACATCCTTGGTGGCCAGGTCAAATATTCAATGAAGCTTTTGCGTCTCCCTCTGTTCGTCGTATGAAGGAGATGGGTTACGTTCTGGTTGCTTTCTTTGGAGATTCTAGTTATGGTTGGTTCGATCCTTCTCACCTTATTCCTTTTGAACCTCATGTCTCAGAGAAATCACAGCAAACTGATTCGATTCACTTTGCAAAAGCTGTTGAGGAAGCTATGGATGAAGTAGGTAGAAGGTCAGCTCTTGGTTTGACTTGTAGATGTCGGAACCCTTCTAACTTTAGTCCTACTAGTTTAAAAGGTTACTTTGCTGTTGATGTGCCTGATTACGAGCTTCGAGCTGTTTACTCTTCTAAGCAGATTCAGAAAGCTAGAGATAGTTTTTCATCTGTTCAAACTCTAGCTTTTGTGAAGGGATGTGCATTAGCACCTCAAGAGTGTGATGATTCAGAAGACAGCATAAAGTCTTTCCAGAAGAGAGTAGCGGTTTATGCTTTCCGCAGGGCAGTGTTTGAGGAATTTGATGAAACTTATGAGCAGGCCTTCAGGGCAAGATCTTCAGTGACGACACATGAACCACTTAATAGAGCATCCCCTCGAG CTCCCTTGAGTGGCTCACTGGTCAGTGCAGTAACTCTGAGCAACTCAAAGATCTCTACACAAGCTATGAAAGTAAAGGATTCtactaaacaagaaaaatatcatcccaaaagaagagaggaagctTGTGATATGACTGTTGAATTTGGCCAGGTCCAAGCATCTTTTCAGTTTCAGAGCATCGACGGATCTTCAGCTGTGGATCATATGCTGCAGAGAAGGACTCCACATCTCCAAACGCCCAGGAAACATGAGCATACCGGAATTGTCAGCGTGAACTTTACCTCTTCAAGTGGTGATATTCCTATAAAGAAATCCTCTGTTTCAAAGCTCTCACATGATGATGACAAGGGTCTATCTCAAGAATCAAAGGTGAGAATGGGAGAAGAAGCTGCTCTATTTCCAGACCATGAGAGATTTAAAGCAATGACCAGCCTTAAACAAGATGAGACTGGCACAAATTTTAGATCTAACGAAGGCGAAGGCTCTGTCCAGCCGTTTATTGAGGGGAAATGTTCTGCAGGAGTTGGGATAAAGAAAGACAATGACCTGAAACGGTTTTCTGAAGAAATGAATTCTGAGAATGTTCCTCCaaagccgaagaagaagaaaatgaagaaagagtCTGGGTCAGAGCTGAACCATAAGAGTCCAAATAAGAGGAAAGCTTTGTCTTCTGGGGAAGCTTGGGTAAAGAAATCATCTCAATTAGATTCATCAAAGAGACACCCCAATATGTTGATTATGAGAAACTCTAAACTTGATAGCCTGCAGCTGTTGAGTAATTTGCAAGCTCTCTCGCTTGACCCTTTCTTTAGATCCTCGGATAGAAGCTCTACTAGAGTTGTAAGACAGTTCTTTTTGCGTTTCCGATCGTTTGTTTGCCAGAAAAGCTTGGCCGCATCTCCTTCCACGACAAACCCGTCAAAATGTGCAAAGACTTTGAGCAGAACCAATGAAACATCAAACTCCGGGAGAAAACGTCTCCCCTCTGCCCAGCAACAAGATGTCCCATCAACTAAGAAGCTAAAGAATACCAATCAGTTCAAACCAATGGCTTCTGACAAGAAAACCAACCAAGAAGCAACGAAGAGACCAAGTCTTGCACCTTTTAATCTAGTGAGAGACCGAG TCCCCATCAATGCCAAACCGGCTATAGGTCAACCAGAAAAGATGGCTCCATCTGCAAGGGTCTTTGAGCCAACAATGCTGGTCATGATGTTTCCTCCTGGTACATCTCTCCCTTCCACCGCTCTGCTTAAGGCGAGGTTTGGACGCTTTGGACAGTTGGATCAATCAGCTATCAGAGTTTCCTGGAAATCCTCGACTTGCCGTGTTGTCTTCCTGTATAAACTTGATGCGCAGACTGCCTTAAGATATGCATCAGGAAGCAACTCTATCTTTGGCAACGTGAATGTGACATACTTTCTCCGCGACATGAATGCTTCCTCTGCATCCGGAGATCATGAACTGAAGAAAGCCAAGACAGACGAACCAATGACTGAACCATTGAACGAGCGGCTAGAGCAAACACCGCCAGTTAGCCAACCAAACATCCAGCTCAAGTCCTGTTTGAAAAAACCATGCAAGAACGGTGATGGTAACCACAGAACAGCACGAGTGAGATTCATGTTGGGTgggaaagaaacagagacaCCATTTTTAGTTTCGGGTAGAAACAATGGAAAtcacgcttcttcttcttcatcatcatcatctgttgcTATGGAATATGTTAGTCACAACACGGTTCCGTTAACATTGCCTCCGATTCTTCCTCCCTCTTGGCAAAACTCAAAACCGAAGCCTGCTGCTAATAATGAAGTGGATCACGTCGAGCCACCACTAAACCCGTCGCAGTATACGGTGGACATCTCCCAGCAGATGATAAAGCTGTTAACAAGGTGTAACGATGTTGTGGCTAACGTCACGGGTTTGTTGGGTTACGTCCCTTATCATTCCTTATGA
- the LOC104703474 gene encoding cathepsin L-like proteinase translates to MDQGRGGIGAKPKRQNAFAQAKNQGIIGDVLDQVKDYCWAIVFARLMQAIYNQGLPTTLQHEFSFLELVDHIKPKEFEKFALANLKIAFDHIASHGIMKKPVKRGNERASSKGLRIKKTFHLYEDVYSTFIREELDKYPVGLILKPTLDFAYIGKEVYNLPKKVVTPSSTLHCILLIGYGVTQQGKLFFIGQNSWGTDWGCRGYVRIIIDELCDIISLK, encoded by the exons ATGGATCAAGGACGAGGAGGCATTGGAGCTAAACCGAAAAGGCAAAATGCATTCGCACAAGCCAAGAATCAAg GGATTATTGGTGATGTTCTTGATCAAGTGAAAG ACTATTGTTGGGCAATTGTTTTTGCCCGACTTATGCAAGCTATATATAATCAAGGACTCCCTACCACTCTACAGCATGAGTTTTCATTTCTTGAACTTGTCGATCATATTAAGCCTAAAGAATTTGAAAAGTTTGCTCTAGCCAATTTGAAAATTGCATTTGATCACATTGCTAGCCATGGGATAATGAAGAAGCCAGTTAAAAGAGGTAACGAAAGG GCAAGCTCAAAAGGATTAAGAATCAAGAAAACCTTTCATCTTTATGAAGATGTTTATTCAACATTTATCCGAGAGGAGTTAGATAAATATCCTGTTGGACTAATTCTGAAGCCGACTCTAGACTTTGCATATATTGGCAAG gAAGTCTACAATTTACCAAAGAAAGTGGTTACACCCAGCAGTACTCTCCACTGTATACTGCTAATAGGATATGGCGTGACCCAACAAGGGAAGCTATTCTTCATCGGTCAAAACTCGTGGGGAACAGATTGGGGATGTAGAGGCTACGTAAGAATCATCATCGACGAGTTATGTGACATCATTTCCCTCAAATAG